The following coding sequences are from one Shumkonia mesophila window:
- a CDS encoding SH3 domain-containing protein: MPRSIRPLSLALAVFFLLGTGAPALAAAEGTGLPLPRFVSLRSEKAKLRTGPGVQYPEDWVYLRKDVPLEIIAEHHTWRKVRDWQGTQGWMHQSLVSGKRTLIVTGATRTLRSKPDSDSRAVVRAEAGVVGFLLGCPGGSAWCQAEIDGFKGWLRRVEFWGAYADEAVE, from the coding sequence TTGCCGTCTTTTTCCTGCTGGGGACCGGGGCGCCGGCCCTCGCCGCCGCCGAGGGAACCGGCCTGCCGCTGCCCCGCTTCGTCAGCCTGCGTTCGGAAAAGGCCAAGCTGCGCACCGGACCGGGGGTCCAGTACCCGGAGGACTGGGTCTATCTGCGCAAGGACGTGCCGCTGGAGATCATCGCCGAGCACCATACCTGGCGAAAGGTCCGCGACTGGCAGGGTACCCAGGGCTGGATGCACCAGAGCCTGGTCAGCGGCAAGCGCACGCTGATCGTCACCGGCGCCACCCGCACGCTGCGCAGCAAGCCCGATTCCGACAGCCGGGCGGTGGTCCGCGCCGAAGCCGGCGTCGTCGGCTTCCTGCTGGGCTGCCCGGGCGGCAGCGCCTGGTGCCAGGCCGAAATCGACGGCTTCAAGGGATGGCTGCGCCGGGTCGAGTTCTGGGGGGCGTACGCGGACGAGGCCGTCGAATAG
- the irrA gene encoding iron response transcriptional regulator IrrA, translated as MTKIRPYSHVIDRLRAAGLRPTRQRLALAKLLFDGGDRHVTAEMLHAEVLNANVRVSLATVYNTLHQFTSCGLLREIVVDASRSYFDTNMSEHHHFYMEDGGELLDIPGDQIVVSRLPAVPQGKQIKRVEVIVRVGLERH; from the coding sequence ATGACAAAAATACGCCCCTACAGCCATGTCATCGATCGTCTGCGCGCCGCCGGCCTGCGGCCGACGCGGCAACGATTGGCCTTGGCCAAGCTGCTGTTCGATGGCGGCGACCGCCACGTGACGGCGGAAATGCTGCATGCCGAGGTTTTGAACGCCAACGTGCGGGTGTCGCTGGCCACGGTCTACAACACCCTGCACCAGTTCACCTCGTGCGGGCTGCTCCGCGAAATCGTGGTCGACGCCTCGCGCTCGTACTTCGATACCAACATGTCCGAGCATCACCATTTCTACATGGAAGACGGCGGCGAGCTGCTCGACATCCCCGGCGACCAGATCGTGGTGTCCCGGCTTCCGGCGGTTCCGCAAGGCAAGCAGATCAAGCGCGTCGAAGTCATCGTGCGGGTCGGCCTCGAGAGGCACTGA
- a CDS encoding NAD(P)H-dependent flavin oxidoreductase, with product MKPLQPVVISGFEVLPLVEGGKGVSISNGESAGAWAAAGGVGTFSATNADTYDSQGRPIFQDYLGKNRRERFEELVAYAIHGGIVQAQRAHEVSGGRGPIHMNILWEAGGTERVMHGILEGARGLVHGVTCGAGMPYKVAEIASHYGVYYYPIVSSARAFRALWKRAYHKYAEWLGGVVYEDPWLAGGHNGLSNVEDPEAPQDPYPRVVELRATMREFGLDATPVFMAGGVWYLREWEHWLDNPDIGPLAFQIGTRAILTRESPVSEAWKKRLLNLKKGEVFLNRFSPTGFYSSAVNNSFIQELRGRSERQVAFTREPLGEHTEALSVGARGRLFYLTAADKVRAEGWIAEGYVTPMQTPDSTLVFVTPGKAEQIRADQSGCMGCLSACRFSNWAQNEIGSTGKLADPRSYCIQKTLQDVAHGGDTDSNLMFSGHNGYRFADDPFYGNGFIPTVGELVERMASGD from the coding sequence GTGAAGCCGCTTCAGCCTGTGGTCATTTCCGGCTTCGAGGTGCTGCCGCTCGTCGAAGGCGGCAAGGGTGTGTCCATTTCCAACGGCGAAAGCGCCGGCGCCTGGGCGGCGGCCGGCGGCGTCGGCACTTTCTCGGCCACCAACGCCGATACCTACGACAGCCAGGGGCGGCCCATCTTCCAGGACTATCTGGGCAAGAACCGGCGGGAACGTTTCGAGGAACTGGTCGCCTACGCCATCCACGGCGGCATCGTCCAGGCGCAGCGCGCCCACGAGGTTTCGGGCGGGCGCGGCCCCATCCACATGAACATCCTGTGGGAGGCCGGCGGCACGGAACGTGTGATGCACGGCATCCTCGAGGGGGCGCGCGGGTTGGTGCATGGCGTCACCTGCGGCGCCGGCATGCCCTACAAGGTGGCCGAGATCGCGTCGCACTACGGCGTCTACTATTATCCCATCGTGTCTTCGGCCCGGGCCTTCCGGGCGCTGTGGAAGCGCGCCTATCACAAGTACGCCGAATGGCTGGGCGGCGTCGTCTACGAGGACCCCTGGCTGGCCGGCGGTCACAACGGACTGAGCAACGTCGAGGACCCCGAGGCGCCCCAGGACCCCTATCCGCGGGTGGTCGAACTGCGCGCCACCATGCGCGAATTCGGCCTCGACGCGACGCCGGTCTTCATGGCCGGCGGCGTCTGGTACCTGCGCGAGTGGGAGCACTGGCTGGACAATCCCGACATCGGGCCGCTGGCCTTCCAGATCGGCACCCGGGCCATCCTGACCCGCGAAAGCCCGGTGTCGGAGGCCTGGAAGAAGCGGCTGCTCAACCTCAAGAAGGGCGAGGTCTTCCTCAATCGCTTCAGCCCGACCGGCTTCTATTCGTCGGCCGTCAACAACAGCTTCATCCAGGAACTGCGCGGGCGCAGCGAGCGGCAGGTGGCGTTCACCCGCGAGCCGCTGGGCGAGCATACCGAGGCGCTGTCGGTGGGCGCGCGCGGCCGCCTGTTCTACCTGACCGCCGCCGACAAGGTGCGGGCCGAGGGCTGGATCGCCGAGGGCTACGTCACGCCGATGCAGACCCCCGATTCGACCCTCGTCTTCGTGACCCCGGGAAAGGCCGAGCAGATCCGCGCCGATCAGAGCGGCTGCATGGGCTGCCTTTCCGCCTGCCGGTTCAGCAACTGGGCCCAAAACGAGATCGGCAGCACCGGCAAGCTGGCCGACCCCCGCTCGTACTGCATCCAGAAGACGCTGCAGGACGTCGCCCACGGCGGCGACACCGACAGCAACCTGATGTTTTCCGGGCACAACGGCTATCGGTTCGCCGACGATCCGTTTTATGGCAACGGCTTCATTCCCACTGTCGGCGAGCTGGTCGAGCGGATGGCCAGCGGCGACTGA
- the pnp gene encoding polyribonucleotide nucleotidyltransferase, with the protein MFKEFRKEIDWGGRRLVLETGKIARQSDGAVLATYGDTIVLCTVVGDKNPKPGIDFFPLTVHYQEKTFASGKIPGGFFKREGRPSEKETLTSRLIDRPIRPLFAKGYRNETQVICTVLSHDMQNDPDIVAMVGASAALTLSGLPFLGPIGGARVGYIDGKYVLNPALDEIAVTDLDLVVAGTQEGVLMVESEAHELSEEVMLGAVMFGHEAYQAVIDAIIDLAEVCAKEPRDVPEAPAGKDAIAARVKEMAEAGLREAYGETAKTERHKKIEAIREQVVQALAADESLDAKLVADVLPGLFKDLEKDIVRRAILETGRRIDGRDTKTVRPIATEVGVLSRTHGSALFTRGETQALVVTTLGTGQDEQIMDALVGEYREHFMLHYNFPPYAVGEASFMRGPGRREIGHGKLAWRAIRPLLPAKEDFPYTIRVVSEVTESNGSSSMATVCGSSMSMMDAGVPLARPVAGIAMGLIKEDDGIAVLSDILGDEDHLGDMDFKVAGTERGVTALQMDIKITSITQAIMKTALEQAQQGRLHILAEMAKTIEGSRQAVSEKAPRITVIHIAKDKIREVIGSGGKVIREICEVTGAKVDIEDDGTIKVAAVDQKAAEAAIQWIRGIAAEPEVGAIYDGKVVKVVDFGAFVNFLGSRDGLVHISELAPRRVGKVSDVVNVGDQVKVKLIGIDDRGKVKLSMKSVDQQTGAEVTPEKASSEEAAH; encoded by the coding sequence ATGTTTAAGGAATTCCGCAAGGAAATCGACTGGGGCGGACGCCGCCTCGTTCTCGAAACCGGCAAGATCGCGCGCCAGTCCGATGGCGCGGTGCTGGCCACCTATGGGGACACCATCGTGCTGTGCACCGTGGTCGGCGACAAGAACCCCAAGCCGGGCATCGATTTTTTCCCGCTGACCGTCCACTACCAGGAGAAGACCTTCGCCAGCGGCAAGATCCCCGGCGGCTTCTTCAAGCGTGAGGGCCGCCCCTCCGAAAAGGAAACCCTGACGTCGCGCCTCATCGACCGGCCGATCCGGCCGCTCTTCGCCAAGGGCTACCGCAACGAGACCCAGGTCATTTGCACCGTGCTGTCGCACGACATGCAGAACGACCCCGACATCGTCGCCATGGTCGGCGCCTCGGCGGCGCTCACCCTCTCCGGGTTGCCGTTCCTCGGCCCCATCGGCGGCGCCCGCGTCGGTTACATCGATGGCAAGTACGTGCTCAACCCGGCGCTGGACGAAATCGCGGTGACCGACCTCGATCTGGTGGTCGCCGGCACCCAGGAAGGCGTGCTGATGGTCGAATCGGAGGCTCACGAGCTGTCCGAGGAGGTCATGCTGGGCGCCGTCATGTTCGGCCACGAGGCCTATCAGGCGGTGATCGACGCCATCATCGACCTGGCCGAGGTGTGCGCCAAGGAGCCGCGCGACGTGCCCGAGGCGCCGGCCGGCAAGGACGCCATCGCGGCCCGTGTCAAGGAGATGGCCGAAGCCGGCCTGCGCGAGGCCTATGGCGAAACCGCCAAGACCGAGCGCCACAAGAAGATCGAGGCGATCCGCGAGCAGGTCGTCCAGGCCCTCGCCGCCGACGAATCGCTGGACGCCAAATTGGTGGCCGACGTCCTGCCGGGCCTGTTCAAGGACCTCGAGAAGGACATCGTCCGGCGGGCCATCCTGGAAACCGGGCGGCGCATCGACGGACGCGACACCAAGACGGTCCGTCCGATCGCCACCGAGGTGGGCGTGCTTTCGCGCACCCACGGCAGCGCGCTGTTCACCCGCGGCGAGACCCAGGCCCTGGTGGTGACCACGCTGGGCACCGGCCAGGACGAGCAGATCATGGACGCGCTGGTCGGCGAATACCGCGAGCACTTCATGCTGCACTATAACTTCCCGCCCTACGCGGTGGGCGAAGCGAGCTTCATGCGGGGGCCGGGCCGCCGCGAGATCGGCCACGGCAAGCTGGCGTGGCGGGCCATCCGTCCGTTGCTGCCGGCGAAGGAGGACTTCCCCTACACCATCCGCGTCGTCTCCGAGGTCACCGAATCCAACGGCTCGTCCTCGATGGCGACCGTCTGCGGTTCGTCGATGTCGATGATGGATGCCGGCGTTCCGCTGGCGCGCCCGGTGGCGGGCATCGCCATGGGCCTGATCAAGGAGGACGACGGCATCGCCGTGCTGTCCGACATCCTGGGCGACGAGGACCACCTGGGCGACATGGACTTCAAGGTCGCCGGCACCGAGCGCGGCGTCACCGCGCTGCAGATGGACATCAAGATCACCTCGATCACCCAGGCGATCATGAAGACGGCGCTGGAACAGGCCCAGCAGGGCCGGCTCCACATCCTGGCCGAGATGGCCAAGACCATCGAAGGTTCGCGCCAGGCGGTCAGCGAAAAGGCGCCGCGCATCACCGTCATCCATATCGCCAAGGACAAGATCCGCGAAGTGATCGGCTCCGGCGGCAAGGTGATCCGCGAGATCTGCGAGGTGACCGGGGCCAAGGTCGACATCGAGGACGACGGCACCATCAAGGTGGCGGCGGTCGACCAGAAGGCGGCCGAGGCGGCGATCCAGTGGATCCGCGGCATCGCGGCCGAGCCCGAGGTGGGCGCCATCTACGACGGCAAGGTCGTCAAGGTGGTCGACTTCGGGGCCTTCGTGAACTTCCTGGGCAGCCGCGACGGCCTGGTTCACATCAGCGAACTGGCGCCGCGCCGGGTCGGCAAGGTGTCCGACGTGGTGAACGTCGGCGACCAGGTGAAGGTCAAGCTCATCGGCATCGACGATCGCGGCAAGGTCAAGCTGTCGATGAAGTCGGTCGATCAGCAGACCGGCGCCGAAGTGACGCCCGAAAAGGCGTCCTCCGAGGAGGCCGCGCACTGA
- the rpsO gene encoding 30S ribosomal protein S15, with amino-acid sequence MSITVEKKQELIGKFALKEGDTGSPEVQVAILSERIVNLTEHLKTHKKDFHSRRGLLMMVGQRRRLLDYVKNKETARYEALIKELGLRR; translated from the coding sequence ATGTCGATTACCGTCGAGAAGAAGCAGGAACTGATTGGAAAATTCGCCCTCAAGGAGGGCGATACCGGGTCGCCGGAAGTCCAGGTGGCCATTCTGAGCGAGCGCATCGTCAATCTGACCGAGCACCTGAAGACCCATAAGAAGGACTTCCACTCCCGGCGCGGTCTGTTGATGATGGTCGGCCAGCGCCGTCGTCTGCTTGACTACGTCAAGAACAAGGAGACGGCGCGTTACGAGGCCCTCATCAAGGAACTGGGCTTGCGCCGCTAA
- the truB gene encoding tRNA pseudouridine(55) synthase TruB produces the protein MSRRRGGTPINGWLIIDKPLGVTSAGVVGKVRRLTGAAKVGHGGTLDPLATGVLPLALGEATKTVAYAMDGTKIYRFAIRWGQATATDDAEGEVTATSDVRPDAARIQAVLPAFIGTIEQVPPIYSAVKVEGQRAYALARADQPVTLEPRRVRIDDFRLIGQADADHAEFEVKAGKGAYMRSLARDLALALGTVGHVSALRRIAVGPFHEKDAISLENLMTLGHSAPLSKYLLPVETALDDIPALALTEAEGSSLRQGRAVPALPVMTRSASAELGQGVVVCAMAGGRPVALAQIRGAEIRPLRILNL, from the coding sequence ATGAGTAGGCGGCGCGGCGGCACGCCGATCAATGGCTGGCTGATCATCGACAAGCCCTTGGGCGTGACCTCGGCCGGCGTCGTCGGCAAGGTGCGGCGCCTTACCGGCGCCGCCAAGGTCGGCCACGGCGGCACGCTGGACCCGCTGGCCACCGGCGTCCTGCCCCTGGCCCTGGGCGAGGCGACCAAGACCGTCGCCTACGCCATGGACGGCACCAAGATCTATCGCTTCGCCATCCGCTGGGGCCAGGCGACGGCGACCGACGACGCCGAGGGCGAGGTGACGGCCACCAGCGACGTGCGCCCCGACGCGGCCCGCATCCAGGCCGTCCTGCCCGCCTTCATCGGCACCATCGAGCAGGTGCCGCCGATCTATTCGGCGGTGAAGGTGGAGGGGCAGCGGGCCTATGCCCTGGCGCGCGCCGATCAGCCGGTGACGCTGGAGCCGCGGCGGGTGCGCATCGACGATTTCCGGCTCATCGGCCAGGCCGACGCCGACCACGCCGAATTCGAGGTGAAGGCGGGCAAGGGCGCCTACATGCGCAGCCTTGCCCGCGACCTGGCCCTGGCGCTGGGCACCGTCGGGCACGTGTCGGCGCTCAGGCGCATCGCGGTTGGCCCCTTCCATGAAAAGGACGCGATTTCGCTGGAAAACCTGATGACCCTGGGGCATAGTGCGCCGCTTTCCAAGTACCTGCTCCCGGTCGAGACCGCGCTGGACGACATCCCGGCGCTGGCCCTGACCGAAGCAGAAGGGTCAAGCCTCAGACAGGGCCGAGCCGTCCCGGCGTTGCCGGTGATGACGCGGTCGGCTTCCGCAGAATTGGGCCAGGGCGTCGTCGTTTGCGCCATGGCCGGCGGCAGGCCTGTGGCTCTGGCCCAGATCCGGGGGGCCGAAATCCGCCCCCTTCGTATTTTGAACCTTTGA
- the rbfA gene encoding 30S ribosome-binding factor RbfA, with protein MTKRSEKPVSQRQLRVGEAVRHALAEVFERGLLRDPSLSGVSVTVTEVKVTPDLRNAIAFVTPLGGGEADAIVEALGRAAAFLRRRVAETVNLKYAPSLTFRIDESFDYAGHIGALLADPAVARDLTDETEPKDGEADDE; from the coding sequence ATGACCAAGCGTTCCGAAAAACCGGTGAGCCAGCGTCAACTCCGCGTCGGAGAGGCGGTTCGCCATGCCCTGGCCGAGGTCTTCGAGCGCGGGCTGCTGCGCGACCCGTCGCTGAGCGGGGTCTCGGTGACGGTGACCGAGGTGAAGGTCACCCCCGATCTGCGCAACGCCATCGCCTTCGTGACGCCGCTGGGCGGCGGCGAGGCCGATGCCATCGTCGAGGCCCTGGGCCGCGCCGCGGCGTTCCTGCGCCGGCGCGTCGCCGAGACGGTGAACCTGAAGTATGCCCCCAGCCTGACCTTCCGCATCGACGAATCCTTCGACTATGCCGGCCATATCGGCGCCCTGCTGGCCGACCCGGCGGTGGCCCGCGACCTGACGGACGAGACGGAGCCCAAGGACGGCGAGGCCGACGATGAGTAG
- the infB gene encoding translation initiation factor IF-2, which yields MTETTGKEKKGRLGLSRPGKLVLNKTIEAGQVRQSFSRGRSKSVTVEVRKKRTYLQDADGRLKKVGPEEEGTEGLPAGVETVEIDHAAEDAAQLARVPNLTEEEKAARLKALHDARKADEEARKRAVQEAEERAVREAEEAKEAAERAEREAAEAALRAEEEALRRSEGKADEPEGAAATPCAAEEPAAPAAAPVIPVALPDETLEAQVAPRKADKVKGEQEDEDELAKSKRGAAKVEVKRPAAPGKRAGERRRRAGKLTIAEALSEDEERTRSLASVRRAREKERQKRRTQGNEPQKVIRDVIIPETITVQELANRMAVRGVDVVKALMRMGVMATATQTIDADTAEVVATEFGHNIKRVSDSDVEIGLKGEKDDSASLQPRAPVVTVMGHVDHGKTSLLDAMRETDVVSGEAGGITQHIGAYQVTTKAGHKITFIDTPGHAAFTDMRARGAKVTDIVVLVVAADDGIMPQTIEAISHAKAAGVPIIVAINKMDLPGADPKRVRNDLLQHEVLLEEVGGDVLAVEVSAKKRMNLDKLEEAILLQAEVLDLKANPERPAEGAIIEAKIEAGRGSVATVLVQRGTLKVGDVFVAGEEWGRVRALVSAHGSQVDEAGPSVPVEVLGLSSTPAAGDDFIVVENDQRAREISEYRQSQSRKVRVQASGRISLEQMFLNIDKGQTRRLPIVLKADVHGSVEAISTALRKLATEEVAIDILHAGVGAINQSDVTLAKASEALIIGFNVRANAQSRDMAQREKLEIRYYSIIYNLLDDLKQALSGMLAPTLRENLLGYAEIREVFSITKVGKVAGCMVTEGIVRRGAKVRLLRDNVVIHEGSLSQLKRFKDDAREVKDGMECGMAFANYQDIQVGDFIECFDVEEVAREL from the coding sequence ATGACCGAGACCACGGGCAAAGAAAAGAAGGGACGGCTGGGGCTTTCACGACCCGGCAAGCTGGTGCTCAACAAGACGATTGAGGCCGGCCAGGTCCGTCAGAGTTTTTCGCGGGGCCGCTCCAAGTCGGTGACGGTCGAGGTGCGCAAGAAGCGTACCTACCTGCAGGACGCCGACGGCCGCCTCAAGAAGGTCGGGCCCGAGGAAGAGGGAACGGAGGGGCTTCCCGCCGGCGTCGAGACGGTCGAGATCGACCACGCCGCGGAGGACGCCGCGCAGCTGGCGCGGGTGCCCAACCTGACCGAAGAGGAAAAGGCGGCGCGGCTCAAGGCGCTGCACGATGCCCGCAAGGCCGACGAGGAGGCGCGCAAGCGCGCCGTCCAGGAGGCCGAGGAACGGGCCGTCCGCGAAGCCGAGGAAGCCAAGGAAGCGGCCGAACGCGCCGAGCGCGAGGCCGCCGAGGCGGCCCTGCGCGCCGAGGAGGAGGCCCTGCGGCGGAGCGAGGGCAAGGCCGACGAACCCGAAGGCGCGGCGGCGACGCCGTGCGCCGCGGAAGAGCCGGCGGCGCCCGCTGCCGCTCCCGTCATCCCGGTCGCGCTCCCCGACGAGACGCTCGAGGCCCAGGTCGCGCCCCGCAAGGCCGACAAGGTGAAGGGCGAGCAAGAGGACGAAGACGAGCTTGCCAAATCGAAGCGCGGCGCCGCCAAGGTCGAGGTCAAACGGCCGGCCGCGCCCGGCAAGCGGGCCGGCGAACGCCGGCGGCGGGCCGGCAAGCTGACCATCGCCGAAGCCCTGAGCGAGGACGAGGAGAGAACGCGCAGCCTGGCTTCCGTGCGCCGTGCCCGCGAGAAGGAACGGCAGAAACGGCGCACCCAGGGCAATGAACCGCAAAAGGTAATTCGCGACGTGATCATTCCGGAAACCATCACGGTCCAGGAACTGGCGAACCGCATGGCCGTGCGCGGGGTCGACGTCGTCAAGGCCCTGATGCGCATGGGCGTCATGGCCACCGCCACCCAGACCATCGACGCCGATACGGCGGAAGTCGTCGCCACCGAGTTCGGCCACAACATCAAGCGCGTCAGCGACTCCGACGTCGAAATCGGGCTCAAGGGCGAGAAGGACGATTCCGCCAGCCTGCAGCCGCGGGCGCCGGTGGTGACCGTCATGGGCCATGTCGACCACGGCAAGACCTCGCTTCTGGACGCCATGCGCGAAACCGATGTCGTCTCCGGCGAGGCCGGCGGCATCACCCAGCACATCGGCGCCTATCAGGTAACGACCAAGGCCGGCCACAAGATCACCTTCATCGACACCCCCGGCCACGCCGCCTTCACCGACATGCGGGCGCGCGGCGCCAAGGTCACCGACATCGTGGTCCTGGTGGTCGCCGCCGACGACGGCATCATGCCGCAGACCATCGAGGCGATCAGCCACGCCAAGGCGGCCGGGGTGCCGATCATCGTCGCCATCAACAAGATGGATCTGCCGGGTGCCGACCCCAAGCGCGTGCGCAACGACCTGTTGCAGCACGAGGTCCTCCTCGAAGAGGTGGGCGGCGACGTGCTGGCGGTGGAGGTTTCGGCCAAGAAGCGCATGAACCTCGACAAGCTGGAGGAAGCCATCCTGCTCCAGGCCGAGGTGCTCGACCTCAAGGCCAACCCCGAGCGCCCGGCCGAGGGCGCCATCATCGAGGCCAAGATCGAGGCGGGCCGCGGTTCGGTGGCCACCGTCCTGGTGCAGCGCGGCACGCTCAAGGTCGGCGACGTCTTCGTGGCCGGCGAGGAATGGGGCCGGGTGCGCGCCCTGGTTTCGGCCCACGGCAGCCAGGTCGACGAGGCCGGGCCGTCGGTGCCGGTCGAGGTGCTGGGCCTGAGTTCGACGCCGGCGGCCGGCGACGACTTCATCGTCGTCGAGAACGACCAGCGGGCCCGCGAGATCAGCGAGTATCGCCAAAGCCAGTCCCGCAAGGTGCGGGTCCAGGCGAGCGGGCGGATTTCGCTGGAGCAGATGTTCCTCAACATCGACAAGGGCCAGACGCGCCGGCTGCCGATCGTGCTCAAGGCCGACGTGCACGGCTCGGTCGAAGCCATCTCGACGGCCTTGCGCAAGCTGGCCACCGAGGAGGTGGCGATCGACATCCTGCACGCCGGGGTCGGCGCCATCAACCAGTCCGACGTGACGCTCGCCAAGGCGTCCGAGGCCCTGATCATCGGCTTCAACGTGCGCGCCAACGCCCAGTCGCGCGATATGGCGCAACGCGAGAAGCTGGAGATCCGCTACTACTCGATCATCTACAACCTGCTCGACGACCTGAAGCAGGCGCTGTCCGGCATGCTGGCGCCGACGCTGCGCGAGAACCTGCTGGGCTATGCCGAGATCCGCGAGGTGTTCTCCATCACCAAGGTCGGCAAGGTCGCCGGCTGCATGGTCACCGAAGGCATCGTGCGGCGCGGCGCCAAGGTCCGCCTGCTGCGCGACAACGTGGTGATCCACGAGGGCAGCCTCTCGCAGCTCAAGCGCTTCAAGGACGATGCCAGGGAAGTCAAGGACGGGATGGAGTGCGGCATGGCGTTCGCCAACTACCAGGACATCCAGGTCGGCGACTTCATCGAGTGCTTCGACGTCGAAGAGGTGGCGCGCGAGCTCTAG
- a CDS encoding RNA-binding protein, protein MAHSARKRNAAPAADPEGPGPWRRCLVEGATRPVETMIRFVVSPDGSVVPDVAGRLPGRGFWLSARRDTVKTACAKKLFAKAARAPVTVAADLDAEIERLLARRCLDLIGMARRAGQAVVGFEKVKGYLRGAGAGVVLAAAEGAANGREKIAALAPDVPVIELFSGEELGAALGRQHAVHAVLAPGPIADKLLSEAARLAGFRSPGAAEPGAGRVCNTEPDGNANGLR, encoded by the coding sequence ATGGCGCACTCCGCCCGCAAGCGAAACGCTGCCCCCGCCGCCGACCCGGAAGGTCCGGGGCCGTGGCGGCGGTGCCTGGTCGAGGGGGCGACGCGGCCGGTCGAAACGATGATCCGCTTCGTCGTTTCGCCGGACGGTTCGGTGGTCCCGGATGTGGCCGGGCGTCTGCCGGGTCGGGGATTTTGGTTGAGCGCAAGGCGCGATACGGTTAAGACAGCCTGCGCGAAGAAGCTCTTTGCCAAGGCCGCCCGTGCGCCGGTGACGGTAGCGGCGGACTTGGATGCGGAGATCGAGCGTCTCCTGGCTAGGCGGTGTCTCGACCTTATCGGGATGGCCAGGCGGGCCGGCCAGGCGGTGGTGGGCTTCGAGAAGGTGAAGGGTTACCTGCGCGGAGCCGGGGCCGGCGTCGTACTGGCGGCTGCCGAGGGCGCGGCGAACGGGCGGGAGAAGATTGCGGCGCTGGCGCCGGACGTGCCGGTGATCGAGCTTTTTTCCGGCGAGGAGCTGGGGGCGGCCCTGGGGCGCCAACATGCCGTGCATGCGGTGCTGGCGCCGGGACCGATCGCCGACAAGCTGCTGAGCGAGGCGGCGAGGCTGGCGGGGTTCCGTTCGCCCGGCGCCGCCGAGCCGGGGGCGGGACGAGTGTGCAACACGGAGCCGGACGGTAACGCGAACGGATTGAGATGA